One window from the genome of Amycolatopsis sp. NBC_01480 encodes:
- a CDS encoding ABC transporter permease, which yields MIARQKLKTNARRRNIWLLRLAIVVVWLGSWELAGRYWIDPFFYSMPSKIWERLVEWFSTGTDFGSIWYQILVTVEEAVIGFVLGAILGVVLGVVLGRSQYLADVLSPFIKAANALPRIVLAALFVIWFGLGMSSKVATVVVLVFFAVFFNAFTGAREVDRNLIDNARILGASRWAVLKSIVLPSATSWILSSLHVAFGFALIGAVVGEYTGAKAGMGFLISNAQGTFDTAGVYAGMLIITVVAILAEWGIGTAESRLLRWRPQVNAQASQGI from the coding sequence ATCATCGCCCGCCAGAAGCTGAAGACCAACGCGCGCCGGCGCAACATCTGGCTGCTGCGCCTCGCCATCGTCGTGGTGTGGCTGGGCAGCTGGGAGCTGGCCGGCCGGTACTGGATCGACCCGTTCTTCTACTCGATGCCGTCGAAGATCTGGGAGCGGCTGGTCGAGTGGTTCAGCACCGGCACGGACTTCGGCTCCATCTGGTACCAGATCCTGGTCACCGTCGAGGAGGCCGTGATCGGGTTCGTGCTCGGCGCGATCCTGGGCGTGGTGCTCGGGGTGGTGCTCGGCCGCAGCCAGTACCTGGCCGACGTGCTGTCGCCGTTCATCAAGGCCGCCAACGCCCTCCCGCGCATCGTGCTCGCCGCGCTGTTCGTGATCTGGTTCGGCCTCGGCATGTCGTCGAAGGTCGCGACGGTCGTGGTGCTGGTGTTCTTCGCGGTGTTCTTCAACGCCTTCACCGGCGCCCGCGAGGTGGACCGCAACCTGATCGACAACGCGCGCATCCTCGGCGCGTCGAGGTGGGCCGTGCTGAAGTCGATCGTGCTGCCGAGCGCGACCTCGTGGATCCTCTCCTCGCTGCACGTGGCGTTCGGCTTCGCGCTGATCGGCGCGGTCGTCGGCGAGTACACCGGCGCCAAGGCGGGCATGGGCTTCCTGATCTCCAACGCGCAGGGCACTTTCGACACCGCCGGGGTGTACGCCGGGATGCTGATCATCACCGTCGTCGCGATCCTGGCGGAGTGGGGCATCGGCACCGCGGAGTCGCGGCTGCTGCGCTGGCGCCCGCAGGTGAACGCCCAGGCGAGCCAGGGGATCTGA
- a CDS encoding ABC transporter substrate-binding protein translates to MRLKRTVAVAAALLVTLAGVTACRDSRQIDLGSGGKPHIKIMIGGLSKVIYLPGQLAQQIGAYQRQGLDVELFDQPSGANAETSLLAGEVQGVVGFYDHTIDLQAKEQCITSVVQFSNVPGEAEMVSTAKAGEIRSGQDFRGKNLGVTSLGSSTDFLTKALAGRGGVSGKDYTPVKVGAGQTFISALQQGSIDAGMTTDPTIAQLTNTGQAKVLYDMRTVEGTRAALGGLYPASSLYMSCEIVQRYPDIVQKLANAYVESLQWLSKHTPEQVADIMPPSFAGGDKALYVKSLKDSLPMFTKDGRMDPAGAKNVLNVLGSSSSNVKPKKDQIDLSKTYTTQFVDAAHARSAQ, encoded by the coding sequence ATGCGTCTGAAAAGGACAGTCGCGGTCGCGGCCGCGCTGCTGGTCACCCTGGCCGGGGTCACGGCGTGCCGCGACTCCCGCCAGATCGACCTGGGCAGCGGCGGCAAACCGCACATCAAGATCATGATCGGCGGCCTTTCGAAGGTGATCTACCTGCCCGGCCAGCTCGCGCAGCAGATCGGCGCGTACCAGCGGCAGGGGCTGGACGTCGAGCTGTTCGACCAGCCCTCGGGCGCCAACGCCGAGACCTCACTGCTGGCCGGCGAGGTGCAGGGGGTGGTCGGGTTCTACGACCACACCATCGACCTGCAGGCCAAGGAGCAGTGCATTACCAGCGTCGTCCAGTTCTCGAACGTGCCGGGCGAGGCGGAGATGGTGTCCACCGCGAAGGCGGGCGAGATCCGGTCCGGCCAGGACTTCCGCGGCAAGAACCTCGGCGTGACCTCGCTGGGCTCGTCCACGGACTTCCTGACCAAGGCGCTGGCCGGCCGCGGCGGCGTCAGCGGCAAGGACTACACGCCGGTCAAGGTCGGCGCCGGGCAGACGTTCATCTCGGCGTTGCAGCAGGGCTCGATCGACGCCGGCATGACCACCGACCCGACCATCGCGCAGCTGACGAACACCGGCCAGGCCAAGGTGCTGTACGACATGCGGACGGTCGAGGGCACGCGGGCCGCGCTCGGCGGGCTGTACCCGGCCAGCTCGCTGTACATGAGCTGCGAGATCGTGCAGCGCTACCCGGACATCGTGCAGAAGCTGGCCAACGCGTACGTCGAGTCGCTGCAGTGGCTTTCGAAGCACACTCCGGAGCAGGTCGCGGACATCATGCCGCCGTCGTTCGCGGGCGGGGACAAGGCGCTGTACGTCAAGTCGCTCAAGGACAGCCTGCCGATGTTCACCAAGGACGGCCGGATGGACCCAGCGGGCGCGAAGAACGTGCTGAACGTGCTGGGCTCGTCTTCGAGCAACGTCAAGCCGAAGAAGGACCAGATCGATCTTTCCAAGACCTACACCACCCAGTTCGTGGACGCCGCGCACGCGCGTTCGGCGCAGTAG
- a CDS encoding G1 family glutamic endopeptidase: MNSPLSSRSVRALTIAAVAAASLTAAAGSASATPMFGAHFHGQAFSGGNWGGYVSTGSFTTATASWKEPSATCNSSNDLFAPWVGIDGDGSSTVEQTGVATDCSSGSAVYQAWYEMYPAAPVYYSSSEAPVKAGDSITATVTRSGNSYKLDISDTTAGWSKTTTQSLSAQHITAEAIIESPTDSYPSINGGISFSGVKFDGKNLGDTSPQGLDADDGGSKTYSPGAIGSDGQSFTMTEH, translated from the coding sequence ATGAACTCCCCCCTCTCCTCACGGTCCGTCCGGGCGCTGACGATCGCCGCCGTCGCCGCAGCGAGCCTCACGGCCGCGGCCGGCTCGGCGAGCGCGACGCCGATGTTCGGCGCGCACTTCCACGGGCAAGCCTTCTCGGGCGGTAACTGGGGCGGTTACGTCAGCACGGGCAGCTTCACCACCGCGACGGCCAGCTGGAAGGAGCCTTCGGCCACCTGCAACTCCAGCAACGACCTGTTCGCGCCGTGGGTGGGCATCGACGGCGACGGATCGTCCACTGTGGAGCAGACGGGCGTGGCCACCGACTGCTCCAGTGGCAGCGCGGTCTACCAGGCGTGGTACGAGATGTACCCGGCTGCGCCGGTGTACTACTCGAGCTCGGAGGCGCCGGTCAAGGCGGGCGACAGCATCACCGCGACCGTGACGCGCTCGGGCAACTCCTACAAGCTGGACATCAGCGACACCACCGCGGGCTGGTCGAAGACGACCACCCAGTCGCTGAGTGCGCAGCACATCACGGCGGAGGCCATCATCGAGTCGCCCACCGACTCGTACCCCTCGATCAACGGCGGCATCTCGTTCAGCGGCGTGAAGTTCGACGGCAAGAACCTCGGGGACACCAGCCCCCAGGGCCTCGACGCCGACGACGGCGGCAGCAAGACCTACAGCCCGGGCGCGATCGGCTCGGACGGCCAGAGCTTCACGATGACGGAGCACTGA
- a CDS encoding antibiotic biosynthesis monooxygenase family protein — protein MQRPEPPYYAVIFTSRRTEGDHGYAERASRMSALAATQPGYLGETSARDESGVGITVSYWTDEAAITGWRRNVEHAESRRRGRAEWYEEYDVRVARVERSYGFERRTE, from the coding sequence ATGCAGAGACCCGAACCGCCGTACTACGCGGTGATCTTCACGTCCCGGCGAACCGAGGGCGACCACGGTTACGCCGAGCGCGCGAGCCGGATGTCGGCCCTCGCCGCGACGCAGCCGGGCTACCTCGGCGAGACCTCCGCGCGCGACGAGTCCGGCGTGGGCATCACGGTGTCCTACTGGACGGACGAGGCGGCCATCACCGGGTGGCGCAGGAACGTCGAGCACGCCGAGAGCCGGCGCCGGGGCCGCGCGGAGTGGTACGAGGAGTACGACGTCCGCGTCGCGCGCGTCGAACGGTCCTACGGGTTCGAGCGCCGGACCGAATGA
- a CDS encoding ATP-binding protein, translating to MWQAVSRPTSVSVRTGPIAFAGRERELTAVAEVLGHRPAAVLIEGEPGMGRSRLLAELARRPEFADGRVLTGRCQQLREPFPYGPVLEALRSVGERFDACSDSPADPRDPAEQLRPAGRTSLASTTDRADSCGQAGPPSATGPIGPIGPLGPLGPLGPNASPISPPTKANDHQLGPLSPVAGVLRPLLPELAGQLPPTPESPSEPGARRHRVFRAFRELLVACGPTLLLIDDLQWADEDTLDLIRFLAADLPPQLGVVLAYRSGWAGPLVRTAPTVHTARVALGPLDVTAVRTMAADLLGLPRVTDEFAGKLHECTAGIPFVAEETLRALRDAGEVLSDRLLENLEVPAALRESVTERLDALPEAAAQLTRAAAVLDFAAEPAMLGDVAGLGEESLRTALLAALAGGLLAEVGENRYGFRHPLARKAVYDTVTGPERTLLHAEAIRVLGTAEAPPLPLLADHARAAGRMEKWRHYAEMAADEAIVLGETSRAINLLQSVLATADAADVGRLATKLSQVALRGFRPDVIETLERVLEHRPLPPTVRGTIRLSLGMLLVRTIGRLERGRAEVEKAVGELADAPEPAARGINLLAQPIDGLTPLSWHEVWMRRARDVHAKLTDPELRLALTVDRITNASHIGDGSAWTEFEALPDTAASVAERVQLARLWCNLADAQSWSGHLDRAERLVTEGARRATETGALYTMGLIRGTQARLAWFRGAWDGLAETAEDVRAGYPELGPIVMETSLVLGGLAAVRGEFAAAQRFLAAASVHSPADGPIPVVLSAASVLIGVQLAADDVEAACSTADVAADAARRKGVWVWAASLVPTAAEAYARAGRWPDADVLVEEFARGTAGRDAPVATAALHAGRAVLTGARGKHLAAAALFNEAAEAYARLPMPYLATSMHERAAMLRLAAGQRAAVESLSAAATAYESLGATRDAGRCRHHLREHGAWAPSQRGRRGYGQELSPREHEVARMLAEGRTNREIADGLFLSPRTVEQHVAKVLRKLGARTRTDVARKLPA from the coding sequence ATGTGGCAAGCCGTATCCCGCCCCACGTCGGTTTCGGTGCGCACCGGGCCCATCGCCTTCGCGGGCCGGGAACGGGAACTGACCGCGGTGGCCGAGGTGCTCGGCCACCGCCCCGCCGCGGTCCTGATCGAGGGTGAGCCGGGCATGGGCCGCAGCCGGCTGCTGGCCGAACTCGCCCGACGCCCCGAATTCGCGGACGGCCGCGTGCTGACCGGGCGGTGCCAGCAACTGCGCGAGCCCTTCCCGTACGGACCGGTGTTGGAAGCGCTCCGGTCGGTGGGCGAACGGTTCGACGCTTGCTCGGATAGCCCAGCCGACCCTCGCGATCCGGCCGAGCAGCTCAGACCGGCCGGTCGGACCAGCCTCGCCAGCACGACCGACCGCGCCGACTCGTGCGGCCAGGCCGGTCCTCCCAGCGCGACCGGACCGATCGGCCCGATCGGCCCGCTCGGCCCGCTCGGCCCGCTCGGACCGAACGCAAGCCCCATCAGCCCACCCACCAAGGCAAACGACCACCAGCTCGGCCCGCTCAGCCCGGTCGCCGGAGTCCTGCGCCCGTTGCTCCCCGAGCTGGCCGGCCAGCTCCCCCCGACTCCCGAATCTCCGTCGGAGCCCGGGGCGCGGCGGCACCGGGTCTTCCGCGCGTTCCGCGAATTGCTCGTCGCCTGCGGACCCACCTTGCTGCTCATCGACGACCTGCAGTGGGCCGACGAGGACACCCTTGACCTGATCCGGTTCCTGGCCGCGGACCTGCCGCCGCAGCTGGGCGTGGTGCTCGCCTACCGCTCGGGGTGGGCGGGGCCGCTGGTGCGGACGGCGCCGACCGTCCACACAGCTCGCGTCGCGCTGGGGCCGCTGGATGTGACGGCGGTGCGGACGATGGCCGCCGACCTGCTCGGGCTGCCCCGCGTCACCGATGAGTTCGCCGGCAAATTGCACGAGTGCACGGCCGGGATTCCTTTTGTGGCCGAGGAAACCCTGCGCGCGCTGCGGGACGCGGGCGAGGTGCTGTCGGACCGGCTGCTGGAGAACCTCGAGGTGCCGGCGGCGCTGCGCGAGTCCGTCACCGAGCGGCTGGACGCGTTGCCGGAGGCGGCGGCGCAGCTCACCCGGGCCGCGGCCGTGCTGGACTTCGCCGCGGAGCCGGCGATGCTGGGCGACGTCGCGGGGCTGGGCGAGGAGTCGCTGCGGACGGCGCTGCTCGCCGCGCTGGCCGGTGGGCTGCTGGCCGAAGTGGGCGAAAACCGTTACGGCTTCCGGCATCCGCTCGCACGCAAGGCGGTGTACGACACGGTGACCGGACCCGAGCGAACGCTCCTGCACGCCGAGGCGATCCGCGTGCTGGGCACCGCCGAGGCCCCGCCGCTCCCCCTGCTGGCCGATCACGCGCGGGCCGCCGGGCGGATGGAGAAATGGCGCCACTACGCGGAAATGGCGGCCGACGAGGCGATCGTCCTCGGTGAGACCTCGCGCGCGATCAATCTGCTGCAATCCGTGCTCGCGACGGCGGACGCGGCCGACGTCGGGCGGCTGGCGACGAAGCTGAGCCAGGTCGCGTTGCGCGGCTTCCGGCCCGACGTGATCGAGACGCTGGAGCGCGTGCTCGAACACCGGCCGCTGCCGCCGACGGTCCGCGGGACGATCCGGCTCTCCCTCGGCATGCTGCTGGTCCGCACGATCGGCCGGCTCGAACGCGGGCGGGCCGAGGTGGAGAAGGCCGTCGGCGAGCTGGCCGATGCGCCGGAGCCCGCCGCGCGCGGGATCAACCTGCTGGCCCAGCCGATCGACGGGCTGACGCCGTTGTCCTGGCACGAGGTCTGGATGCGGCGCGCTCGGGACGTCCACGCGAAGCTGACCGATCCGGAGCTGCGGCTGGCGCTCACGGTGGACCGCATCACCAACGCGTCGCACATCGGCGACGGCTCGGCGTGGACGGAGTTCGAGGCGCTGCCGGACACCGCGGCGAGCGTCGCGGAACGGGTCCAGCTGGCGCGGCTCTGGTGCAACCTGGCGGACGCGCAGTCGTGGTCCGGGCATCTCGATCGCGCGGAACGCCTGGTCACGGAGGGCGCGCGCCGCGCGACAGAGACCGGCGCGCTGTACACGATGGGCCTGATCCGCGGCACGCAGGCGCGGCTCGCGTGGTTCCGCGGTGCGTGGGACGGCCTGGCCGAGACCGCGGAGGACGTCCGCGCCGGGTACCCCGAGCTGGGCCCGATCGTGATGGAGACGTCGCTGGTGCTCGGCGGCCTCGCCGCGGTGCGGGGTGAATTCGCTGCGGCGCAACGGTTCCTGGCCGCCGCGTCGGTGCACTCGCCCGCCGACGGCCCGATCCCGGTGGTCCTCTCGGCGGCTTCGGTGCTGATCGGCGTGCAACTGGCGGCGGACGACGTCGAAGCCGCCTGCTCGACGGCCGACGTCGCCGCGGATGCCGCGCGGCGCAAGGGAGTCTGGGTCTGGGCGGCGTCGCTGGTGCCGACCGCCGCGGAGGCGTACGCGCGGGCGGGCCGCTGGCCGGACGCCGACGTGCTGGTCGAAGAGTTCGCGCGCGGCACGGCGGGCCGGGACGCGCCGGTCGCCACCGCCGCGCTGCACGCGGGCCGCGCCGTGCTGACGGGCGCGCGCGGCAAGCACCTGGCTGCGGCCGCGCTGTTCAACGAAGCGGCCGAGGCGTACGCGCGCCTGCCGATGCCGTACCTGGCGACGTCGATGCACGAGCGCGCCGCCATGCTGCGGCTGGCCGCGGGGCAGCGCGCGGCCGTCGAGTCACTGTCCGCCGCCGCCACGGCGTACGAGAGCCTGGGCGCGACGCGGGACGCCGGCCGATGCCGCCACCACCTGCGCGAACACGGCGCGTGGGCCCCTTCGCAACGCGGGCGCCGGGGTTACGGGCAGGAGCTGTCGCCGCGCGAACACGAGGTAGCCCGGATGCTCGCGGAGGGCCGCACGAACCGCGAGATCGCCGACGGCCTGTTCCTCTCCCCGCGGACGGTCGAGCAGCACGTGGCCAAAGTCCTGCGCAAGCTGGGCGCCCGGACGCGGACCGACGTGGCCCGCAAACTGCCCGCCTGA
- a CDS encoding S1 family peptidase yields the protein MKIIRFLGIAAAAAATAGTLAGVTTPAAGATTLLNPDMVPAMQRDLGLTHDQALARLASEDAATKVGQSLEASLGDGFGGLSYDAATGKARVGVTSPALVERVRAAGAEAQVVRFSARQLDSAITKLNAGEKTAAKAVTSWGIDPASNRVTVTVLNGQKAAAESFVNSSGVDAASVQYVETAQAPKLHYNVLGGDAYYIGSSARCSVGFSVNGGFLTAGHCAALTGGGALSGYNRVAMGSFSSYRFPGSDYAFARVNSSWTPVGQINNGTRVSGSTAAAVGASVCKSGSTTGWTCGTIRAKNQTVRYAEGTVTGMTLTNAHSDSGDSGGSFISGNQAQGLLSGGDTVNTYFFPVTTALSATGTTLVRG from the coding sequence ATGAAGATCATCAGATTCCTCGGTATCGCCGCAGCCGCCGCCGCGACGGCGGGCACGCTGGCCGGGGTCACCACCCCGGCGGCGGGTGCCACCACGTTGCTGAACCCCGACATGGTGCCGGCGATGCAGCGCGACCTGGGGCTGACCCACGACCAGGCGCTGGCGCGGCTGGCGAGCGAGGACGCCGCGACGAAGGTCGGCCAGTCGCTGGAAGCCTCGCTCGGCGACGGCTTCGGCGGGCTGAGCTACGACGCCGCGACGGGCAAGGCCCGGGTGGGCGTCACCAGCCCGGCCTTGGTGGAGCGCGTCCGCGCGGCCGGCGCGGAGGCCCAGGTGGTCCGCTTCAGCGCCCGCCAGCTCGACTCCGCCATCACCAAGCTGAACGCCGGCGAGAAGACGGCGGCGAAGGCGGTCACCAGCTGGGGCATCGACCCGGCCAGCAACCGCGTCACGGTGACTGTCCTCAACGGACAGAAGGCGGCGGCTGAGTCCTTTGTGAACTCGTCCGGTGTGGACGCTGCTTCGGTGCAGTACGTGGAAACCGCGCAGGCGCCGAAGCTGCACTACAACGTGCTCGGCGGGGATGCGTACTACATCGGCAGCTCGGCCCGCTGCTCCGTAGGCTTCTCCGTGAACGGCGGCTTCCTGACCGCCGGCCACTGCGCCGCGCTCACCGGCGGCGGCGCGCTTTCCGGCTACAACCGCGTGGCCATGGGCTCGTTCTCCAGCTACCGGTTCCCGGGCAGCGACTACGCGTTCGCGCGGGTCAACAGCAGCTGGACGCCGGTCGGCCAGATCAACAACGGCACCCGCGTGTCCGGCTCGACGGCCGCCGCCGTGGGCGCGTCGGTCTGCAAGTCCGGCTCCACCACCGGCTGGACCTGCGGCACGATCCGCGCGAAGAACCAGACCGTGCGTTACGCCGAGGGCACCGTCACGGGCATGACCCTGACCAACGCCCACTCCGACTCCGGCGACTCCGGCGGCTCGTTCATCAGCGGCAACCAGGCGCAGGGCCTGCTTTCCGGCGGTGACACCGTGAACACCTACTTCTTCCCGGTGACCACAGCGCTGTCCGCGACCGGCACCACGCTGGTCCGCGGCTGA
- a CDS encoding SsgA family sporulation/cell division regulator → MHTDAVHQTQFVLLNESTTPVLSRLSYHAAEPFAVTVAFRTERGRWIEWTFARDLLVTGLDDPSGLGDVRVRPDLSEDEAMLTLEIESPDGYASFELEREDIQTFLDSSYELVPLGEESESFDVDALIEEISNV, encoded by the coding sequence GTGCACACCGACGCCGTACACCAGACCCAGTTCGTGTTGCTGAACGAGAGCACCACGCCGGTGCTGTCCCGCCTGTCCTACCACGCCGCCGAGCCCTTCGCGGTCACCGTGGCCTTCCGGACCGAGCGCGGCCGGTGGATCGAGTGGACGTTCGCACGTGACCTCCTCGTGACCGGGCTCGACGACCCGTCGGGCCTCGGCGACGTCCGCGTCCGCCCGGACCTGTCCGAGGACGAGGCGATGCTGACCCTCGAGATCGAGTCGCCCGACGGGTACGCGTCCTTCGAACTCGAGCGCGAGGACATCCAGACGTTCCTCGACTCCTCCTACGAACTCGTCCCGCTCGGCGAAGAGAGCGAAAGCTTCGACGTCGACGCGCTGATCGAAGAGATCAGCAACGTGTGA
- a CDS encoding Lrp/AsnC family transcriptional regulator, producing MLTPDLDRLDLAILACLQADSRTIAEVIGAKVGLSAAAVQRRIKRLRESGVIEKEVAVLSPRALGLSMTFVVMVEMERETLSVLDVFRRQVQADDYVQQCYYVTGQADFVLVVTCPDMTAFEAFTRRMFFDNPNVRHFTTSVAMDRVKVGLTLPLA from the coding sequence GTGCTCACTCCCGACCTCGACCGGCTGGACCTCGCCATCCTCGCCTGCCTGCAGGCCGACTCGCGCACGATCGCCGAGGTCATCGGCGCGAAGGTCGGCCTCTCCGCCGCCGCCGTGCAGCGCCGCATCAAGCGGCTGCGCGAGTCCGGGGTGATCGAGAAGGAGGTCGCCGTGCTGTCCCCGCGGGCGCTCGGCCTGTCCATGACGTTTGTGGTCATGGTCGAGATGGAGCGCGAGACCCTGAGCGTGCTCGACGTCTTCCGCCGCCAGGTGCAGGCCGACGACTACGTGCAGCAGTGTTACTACGTCACCGGGCAGGCCGACTTCGTGCTCGTGGTCACCTGCCCCGACATGACCGCCTTCGAGGCCTTCACCCGCCGGATGTTCTTCGACAACCCGAACGTCCGGCACTTCACCACGAGCGTGGCCATGGACCGGGTGAAGGTCGGGCTGACCCTGCCGCTGGCGTGA
- a CDS encoding beta-ketoacyl-ACP synthase III translates to MSVQGFPPGRAAVLTGLGAALPDRVVDNHELAGRLDTSDEWIRTRTGIRERRIAAPGESTVDLAVAAGRQALAGTGAGADAVVLATSTADQLCPASAPQVAARLGLGTAAAFDVNAVCSGFIYALATAQGLIAGGIAKRVLVIGADVFTSLLDPEDRTTVPIFGDGAGAVVLRGGDAEEPGALGPFDLHSEGELADLLWVEAGGSRHRFSDDPRDHYLKMQGTAVFRHACARMAESSRAVLDQAGWMVGDVDRFVGHQANIRILQAAAKHLGLPADAVVANIDRVGNTSAASIPLALADAAADATIVPGHRVVLTAFGAGLTWGSTLLTWPDVL, encoded by the coding sequence GTGAGTGTGCAAGGGTTTCCGCCCGGTCGTGCCGCCGTGCTGACGGGACTGGGCGCGGCCTTGCCCGATCGGGTGGTGGACAACCACGAGCTGGCCGGCCGGCTGGACACCTCCGACGAGTGGATCCGCACCCGCACCGGCATTCGCGAGCGCCGGATCGCCGCACCGGGGGAGTCCACTGTGGATCTCGCCGTCGCCGCGGGCCGCCAGGCGCTGGCCGGGACCGGCGCGGGGGCCGACGCCGTGGTGCTCGCGACCTCGACCGCCGACCAGCTCTGCCCCGCCAGCGCGCCCCAGGTGGCCGCGCGGCTCGGGCTCGGGACCGCCGCGGCGTTCGACGTGAACGCCGTGTGCAGCGGCTTCATCTACGCCCTCGCCACCGCGCAGGGCCTCATTGCGGGCGGCATAGCGAAGCGGGTGCTCGTGATCGGCGCCGACGTCTTCACCTCGCTGCTCGACCCCGAGGACCGCACCACCGTGCCGATCTTCGGCGACGGCGCCGGGGCGGTCGTGCTGCGCGGCGGCGACGCCGAGGAGCCCGGCGCGCTCGGCCCGTTCGACCTGCACAGCGAGGGCGAGCTGGCCGACCTGCTGTGGGTCGAGGCGGGCGGCTCGCGCCACCGGTTCTCCGACGACCCGCGCGACCACTACCTCAAGATGCAGGGCACGGCCGTCTTCCGGCACGCCTGCGCGCGCATGGCCGAGTCCTCCCGCGCGGTGCTGGACCAGGCCGGCTGGATGGTCGGCGACGTCGACCGGTTCGTCGGGCACCAGGCCAACATCCGCATCCTCCAGGCCGCCGCCAAGCACCTCGGCCTGCCCGCCGACGCGGTCGTGGCCAACATCGACCGGGTCGGCAACACCAGCGCCGCGTCGATCCCGCTGGCCCTCGCCGACGCGGCCGCCGACGCCACGATCGTGCCCGGCCACCGCGTGGTCCTGACCGCGTTCGGCGCGGGGCTCACTTGGGGGTCGACGTTGCTGACCTGGCCGGACGTCCTCTAG
- a CDS encoding alpha/beta hydrolase family protein has translation MKFLFDDESFSFETLRAAGFAAYDGAELGEVLVTAAKIGDGDEAAWHAEWKATAERVEGLGRTALAAGHEVSAREALLRASNYYRTAEFYLREHPATDPEVTELSARSRDTFADAAALLDTPIEAVEIPYEDTTLPGYLYLVDGSGAPRPTVVYNSGYDSTLEESYFALAAAALRRGYNVLAFDGPGQGAALRRQQLVFRPDWEAVITPVIDYAVSRPEVDDNRIAVFGYSLGGYLVARAAAFEPRIAALILDGGVYDFHSAFDHSLPPMLTSWIDEERDDVANPVMDLIASQVTQVRWALNNGKWTLGVNSAAALVRRSRDYTLTGIADRITAPTLIMDAENDQFFKGQPQEVKAALVNADTTLVSLTEAEGAGEHCHMGAMSRAHQTMFDWLDDTLAAAHQDS, from the coding sequence GTGAAGTTCCTGTTCGACGACGAGTCGTTCTCGTTCGAGACGCTGCGTGCCGCCGGCTTCGCCGCATACGACGGCGCTGAGCTGGGCGAAGTGCTGGTCACCGCGGCCAAGATCGGCGACGGCGACGAGGCCGCCTGGCACGCCGAATGGAAGGCGACGGCAGAACGAGTCGAGGGCCTCGGCCGGACGGCGCTGGCCGCCGGGCACGAGGTGAGCGCGCGCGAGGCGCTGCTTCGCGCGTCGAACTACTACCGGACGGCCGAGTTCTACCTGCGCGAGCACCCGGCGACGGACCCGGAGGTCACTGAGCTGTCCGCCCGGTCCCGCGACACGTTCGCGGACGCGGCGGCGTTGCTGGACACCCCGATCGAGGCGGTGGAAATCCCCTACGAGGACACCACACTGCCCGGTTACCTCTACCTGGTCGACGGCTCCGGCGCGCCCCGGCCCACCGTCGTCTACAACAGCGGTTACGACTCCACGCTGGAAGAGTCGTACTTCGCGCTGGCCGCGGCGGCCCTGCGTCGCGGGTACAACGTGCTGGCCTTCGACGGCCCCGGCCAGGGCGCGGCGCTACGCCGTCAGCAGCTCGTCTTCCGGCCGGACTGGGAGGCCGTGATCACGCCGGTCATCGACTACGCGGTGAGCCGTCCGGAGGTCGACGACAACCGGATCGCCGTGTTCGGCTACAGCCTCGGCGGCTATCTCGTGGCCCGCGCGGCCGCGTTCGAGCCCCGGATCGCGGCGCTGATCCTCGACGGCGGTGTGTACGACTTCCACTCGGCCTTCGACCACAGCCTGCCGCCCATGCTGACCAGCTGGATCGACGAGGAGCGCGACGACGTGGCCAACCCCGTGATGGACCTGATCGCGAGCCAGGTCACGCAGGTCCGCTGGGCGCTGAACAACGGCAAGTGGACCCTCGGCGTGAACTCGGCCGCCGCGCTGGTCCGCCGCAGCCGCGACTACACCCTCACCGGCATCGCGGACCGCATCACCGCGCCGACGCTGATCATGGACGCGGAGAACGACCAGTTCTTCAAGGGCCAGCCGCAGGAGGTCAAGGCCGCGCTGGTCAACGCGGACACCACGCTGGTCTCCCTGACCGAGGCCGAGGGCGCGGGCGAGCACTGCCACATGGGCGCGATGTCCCGGGCCCACCAGACGATGTTCGACTGGCTGGACGACACCTTGGCCGCCGCGCACCAGGACTCGTGA